Proteins from one Pseudomonas bijieensis genomic window:
- a CDS encoding N-acetylmuramoyl-L-alanine amidase, whose amino-acid sequence MQINNTSYRSKKGHNSRVRFLVFHYTAGNFTSSINALTGPSVSAHYLIPDFCDPTYLKAGFKEPQIFNLVDENQRAWHAGVSSWGNRSNLNDSSIGVEIVNLATDNQGQFTFPPYKEQQIEAIEYLAADILKRYPDISPVNVVAHSDIAAGRKSDPGPMFPWHALYLKGIGAWFDDTTQKTFLQAYQASGIPLREQLLTLFKKYGYDTSAATTSAGFQRLVRAFQLHFRPAKYDGVMDIETAANLAALVKKYFP is encoded by the coding sequence ATGCAAATAAACAATACAAGCTATCGCTCAAAAAAAGGCCATAATAGTCGCGTTCGTTTTTTGGTTTTCCATTACACCGCCGGCAACTTCACATCGTCCATCAATGCACTGACTGGCCCTTCGGTCAGCGCCCATTACCTGATTCCCGACTTTTGCGATCCCACCTATTTGAAAGCAGGTTTCAAGGAACCGCAGATTTTCAACCTGGTAGACGAAAACCAGCGGGCCTGGCATGCAGGTGTAAGCAGTTGGGGGAATCGCAGCAACCTGAACGACAGCTCGATCGGCGTGGAAATTGTCAATTTGGCGACCGATAACCAGGGGCAATTTACCTTTCCGCCCTATAAGGAACAGCAAATCGAGGCGATCGAATATCTCGCGGCGGATATTCTCAAGCGCTACCCCGACATCAGCCCGGTCAACGTGGTGGCGCATTCGGACATCGCCGCCGGGCGAAAGAGTGATCCAGGTCCGATGTTCCCCTGGCACGCGTTGTATCTCAAGGGTATCGGCGCCTGGTTCGATGACACTACTCAAAAGACTTTTTTGCAGGCTTACCAAGCCAGCGGAATCCCTCTTCGCGAACAATTGCTCACACTGTTCAAAAAATATGGCTATGACACCTCGGCGGCCACGACAAGCGCGGGCTTCCAGCGCCTGGTGCGCGCCTTCCAGCTGCACTTTCGTCCGGCCAAATATGATGGTGTGATGGATATCGAGACCGCCGCGAACCTGGCGGCCCTGGTGAAAAAGTATTTTCCATGA
- a CDS encoding alpha/beta fold hydrolase, whose translation MPPAQIPLRIWRQRSQIFMFRGHAIRYWVAGQGEPLLLIHGFPTASWDWHYLWQPLAQRYRVIACDMLGFGDSAKPTDHVYSLLEQADLQQALLAHLSVKDELHVLAHDYGDSVAQELLARHYEARIRLASCVFLNGGLFPETHRPVLAQKLLLSPLGWLLGRAFSRESLVSSFRQIFGPKTRPTESELDDFWSLVEAHHGPRIMHKLISYIPERRVQRDRWVQAMQRGDVPLRVIDGAVDPISGEHMVARYEALIPNPDTVLLPDIGHYPHTEAPVQVLKHYLAFREAIATPRRQMACS comes from the coding sequence ATGCCTCCGGCGCAGATTCCCCTGCGTATCTGGCGCCAGCGCAGCCAGATCTTCATGTTCCGTGGCCATGCCATCCGTTACTGGGTGGCGGGGCAGGGCGAGCCGTTGCTGCTGATCCACGGTTTCCCCACCGCCAGTTGGGATTGGCATTACCTGTGGCAACCGTTGGCGCAACGCTACCGGGTGATCGCTTGTGACATGCTCGGTTTCGGCGACTCCGCCAAGCCGACGGATCACGTCTACAGCCTGCTGGAGCAGGCCGATCTGCAACAGGCCTTGCTGGCGCACCTGAGCGTGAAGGACGAACTGCATGTGCTAGCCCACGATTACGGTGACAGCGTGGCCCAGGAGCTGCTTGCACGGCATTACGAAGCGCGCATCCGTCTTGCCAGTTGTGTCTTTCTCAATGGTGGCCTGTTCCCGGAAACCCATCGTCCGGTCCTGGCCCAGAAACTCTTGCTCAGCCCCCTGGGCTGGCTGTTGGGGCGGGCGTTCTCCCGGGAGAGCCTGGTCAGCAGTTTCCGGCAGATTTTCGGCCCCAAGACCCGCCCCACGGAAAGCGAACTGGATGATTTCTGGAGCCTGGTAGAAGCCCATCACGGTCCGCGGATCATGCATAAACTCATCAGCTATATTCCCGAGCGCCGTGTGCAGCGCGATCGCTGGGTACAGGCGATGCAGCGCGGCGATGTGCCGTTGCGGGTGATCGACGGCGCGGTCGACCCGATTTCCGGTGAGCACATGGTGGCGCGCTACGAGGCCCTGATCCCCAACCCTGACACGGTGCTGTTGCCTGACATCGGGCATTACCCGCACACCGAGGCCCCGGTGCAGGTGCTCAAGCATTACCTGGCCTTTCGTGAGGCCATCGCCACGCCGCGCAGACAAATGGCCTGTTCATGA
- a CDS encoding flavodoxin, whose product MKVAILSGSVYGTAEEVARHAAKLLRDAGFDAWHDPRATLADVQAFAPEALLAVTSTTGMGELPDNLMPLYSTIRDQLPGFFRGLPGAVIGLGDASYGDTFCAGGEQMCELFAELGVREILPMLRLDASESVTPETDAEPWLAELIDTLRP is encoded by the coding sequence ATGAAAGTCGCCATCCTTTCCGGCTCGGTATACGGCACAGCCGAAGAAGTCGCCCGGCACGCCGCCAAACTGCTTCGCGATGCGGGTTTTGACGCCTGGCACGACCCTCGCGCGACCCTGGCGGATGTCCAGGCATTCGCGCCAGAGGCGCTGCTGGCGGTGACTTCCACGACCGGCATGGGTGAGTTGCCGGACAATTTGATGCCGTTGTATTCGACCATCCGCGACCAATTGCCAGGTTTTTTTCGCGGCTTGCCTGGCGCGGTGATCGGCCTGGGCGATGCCAGCTATGGGGATACCTTCTGCGCCGGCGGCGAGCAGATGTGCGAGCTGTTCGCCGAATTGGGCGTGCGTGAAATACTGCCGATGCTGCGTCTGGACGCCAGTGAAAGCGTCACACCGGAAACCGATGCCGAGCCGTGGCTCGCGGAGTTGATCGACACGTTGCGCCCTTGA
- a CDS encoding PAS domain-containing protein, with the protein MINAQLMQLVINASNDGIVIAEKEGEDNILIYVNPAFERLTGYQRDEILYQDCRFLQSGDRDQASLEPIRQALKEGGACREVLRNYRKDGTPFWNELSLSTVKNQADGHTYFVGVQKDVTAQVKAQQRVAQLERELAEARETIARLEATNGVNKTTN; encoded by the coding sequence ATGATCAACGCTCAACTGATGCAACTGGTCATCAACGCTTCGAACGACGGAATTGTCATCGCCGAAAAAGAAGGCGAAGACAACATCCTGATCTACGTGAACCCGGCCTTCGAACGATTGACCGGCTATCAGCGCGACGAAATCCTTTATCAGGATTGCCGGTTCCTGCAATCGGGTGATCGGGACCAAGCCTCTCTGGAGCCTATTCGCCAGGCCTTGAAAGAGGGCGGTGCTTGCCGCGAGGTGTTGCGCAACTACCGTAAGGACGGCACGCCGTTCTGGAATGAGTTGTCGCTGTCCACGGTAAAAAACCAGGCTGACGGGCATACCTATTTCGTGGGTGTGCAAAAAGATGTCACGGCCCAGGTCAAGGCTCAACAACGCGTCGCCCAGCTGGAACGGGAGCTGGCCGAAGCACGAGAGACAATTGCCCGGCTTGAAGCGACGAACGGTGTAAACAAAACCACGAATTAA
- a CDS encoding class II aldolase/adducin family protein, with the protein MSVAPIQTTLSIKEQVSAAEWQTRVDLAACYRLVALHGWDDLIFTHISAKVPGTEDFLINPFGMMFHEITASCLVKVDQAGNKLMDSPYEINPAGYTIHSAVHEVRHDVACVLHTHTAAGVAVSAQKQGVLPISQQSLFVLSSLAYHAYEGVALNHEEKARLQADLGQSNFLMLHNHGLLTCGGTIADTFLMMFTFQRACDIQVLAQNGGAELIAIEPQILAGARAMIAGVTKSAQGMGGALAWPALLRKLDQQDAGYRS; encoded by the coding sequence GTGAGCGTAGCGCCTATCCAAACGACACTCAGTATCAAGGAACAGGTCAGTGCGGCCGAATGGCAAACCCGGGTGGATCTTGCCGCCTGTTATCGGCTTGTCGCGCTGCATGGTTGGGATGACCTGATCTTCACCCATATTTCCGCGAAGGTCCCCGGTACCGAAGATTTCCTGATCAACCCGTTCGGGATGATGTTCCATGAGATCACCGCCTCGTGCCTGGTCAAGGTCGATCAGGCCGGCAACAAGCTGATGGACAGCCCCTACGAGATCAACCCGGCCGGTTACACCATTCACAGCGCGGTGCATGAGGTGCGCCATGATGTGGCCTGTGTGCTGCACACTCACACCGCCGCTGGCGTGGCGGTATCGGCACAGAAGCAGGGGGTGCTGCCGATCAGCCAGCAATCGCTGTTCGTGCTCTCGAGCCTGGCCTATCACGCCTACGAAGGGGTGGCCTTGAATCACGAAGAAAAGGCGCGCCTGCAGGCGGACCTGGGCCAGAGCAACTTCCTGATGCTGCACAACCATGGCCTGCTGACCTGTGGCGGGACCATCGCCGATACCTTCCTGATGATGTTCACCTTCCAACGAGCCTGTGACATCCAGGTCCTGGCCCAGAACGGTGGGGCCGAACTGATTGCCATCGAGCCACAGATCCTGGCCGGCGCCCGGGCGATGATCGCCGGGGTGACCAAAAGCGCCCAGGGCATGGGCGGCGCGTTGGCCTGGCCGGCTTTGCTGCGCAAGCTCGATCAACAAGACGCCGGGTATAGAAGCTGA
- a CDS encoding MerR family transcriptional regulator has product MSVITEDSFVFQASNALKREDLFPIREVARMTGVNPVTLRAWERRYGLIQPTRTESGHRLYSLGDIDKVRSILAWIERGVAVSKVGTILAKTESVQPVSTLISSDLVRADHARWQQQVADAVACFDDVELDRVYGQVFSTYTVPVVFQDILMPLWRQLMQRQQAFGQTSEWVFFDGFLRSRIIQRLLFKREGTSPRVLVCAIADHCHELELLVTGLFLSKAEVGVRLLSIGLPFEELTLVCQKIQPVALVLVSNHAPVPDLPKRLGKLAMSLDCPLMLAGDASDLAQESLMGSSIGCLGNEGAVMPQRLRQFLAGNLDT; this is encoded by the coding sequence ATGAGTGTGATTACAGAAGATAGCTTTGTTTTCCAGGCATCAAATGCCTTGAAACGGGAAGATCTGTTCCCCATTCGTGAAGTCGCGCGCATGACCGGCGTGAATCCGGTGACCCTGCGCGCCTGGGAGCGGCGCTACGGTTTGATCCAGCCTACCCGCACCGAAAGCGGGCATCGCCTGTACTCGTTGGGCGATATTGATAAGGTGCGCAGCATTCTGGCGTGGATCGAACGCGGGGTGGCGGTAAGCAAAGTAGGAACGATCCTGGCGAAGACCGAGTCGGTGCAACCCGTCTCCACGCTGATTTCATCCGACCTGGTCAGGGCCGATCATGCCCGTTGGCAACAACAAGTGGCGGACGCGGTGGCCTGCTTTGACGATGTGGAGCTGGATCGCGTCTACGGGCAGGTCTTTTCCACCTACACCGTCCCGGTCGTATTCCAGGACATCCTGATGCCGCTCTGGCGCCAATTGATGCAGCGTCAGCAGGCGTTCGGACAAACCAGTGAATGGGTGTTTTTCGATGGTTTCCTGCGTTCGCGCATCATCCAGCGACTCTTGTTCAAGCGCGAAGGTACGTCGCCGCGTGTCCTGGTCTGCGCCATTGCCGATCATTGCCATGAGCTGGAGTTGCTGGTCACGGGGCTGTTCCTGTCCAAGGCGGAAGTGGGCGTCAGGCTGTTATCGATCGGCCTGCCGTTCGAGGAGCTGACCTTGGTGTGCCAGAAGATCCAGCCTGTGGCATTGGTGCTGGTTTCCAATCATGCGCCGGTCCCGGACTTGCCCAAGCGCCTGGGCAAATTGGCGATGAGCCTGGATTGTCCGCTGATGCTGGCCGGTGATGCATCTGACTTGGCGCAGGAAAGCCTGATGGGCTCGTCAATCGGTTGCCTGGGCAACGAAGGAGCGGTGATGCCCCAGCGCCTGCGTCAATTTCTGGCAGGCAACCTGGATACTTGA
- a CDS encoding SDR family oxidoreductase has product MSESVRFEDKVVIVTGAGGGLGRAHALLFARQGAKVLVNDLGGSAQGEGANASAADRVVAEIREAGGIAEANHDSVTDGDKLVQNALDAFGRVDVVVNNAGILRDKTFHKMDDADWDLVYRVHVEGAYKVTRAAWPHLREQNYGRVIFTASTSGIYGNFGQSNYGMAKLGLYGLTRTLAIEGRKNNILVNAIAPTGGTRMTEGLIPPQVFEQLKPELVSPLVVYLASENCQETSGLFEVGGGWMGKVRWERSLGAGFDPRKGFSPEDVAAHWQQICDFENAVHPNDNLEALKEMMANLQRHAI; this is encoded by the coding sequence ATGAGTGAGTCTGTGCGCTTCGAAGATAAAGTCGTGATCGTCACGGGAGCCGGCGGCGGCCTGGGACGCGCCCATGCGCTGCTGTTCGCCAGGCAAGGCGCGAAAGTGCTGGTCAACGACCTTGGCGGCTCGGCCCAGGGCGAAGGGGCCAACGCCTCGGCAGCAGATCGGGTGGTCGCCGAAATCCGCGAGGCGGGCGGCATCGCCGAGGCCAACCACGACTCGGTGACCGATGGCGACAAGCTTGTACAAAATGCCCTCGACGCATTCGGTCGCGTCGATGTGGTGGTTAATAACGCCGGGATTCTGCGGGACAAGACGTTCCACAAAATGGACGACGCCGATTGGGACCTGGTCTATCGCGTCCACGTCGAGGGCGCCTACAAGGTGACCCGGGCCGCCTGGCCGCATCTGCGTGAGCAAAACTACGGGCGGGTGATCTTCACCGCTTCCACCTCTGGCATCTATGGCAACTTCGGCCAATCCAACTACGGCATGGCCAAGCTCGGTCTTTATGGCCTGACGCGGACCCTGGCCATCGAAGGCCGCAAGAACAATATCCTGGTCAATGCCATCGCCCCCACCGGCGGCACCCGCATGACCGAAGGCCTGATCCCGCCGCAGGTATTCGAACAACTCAAGCCTGAACTCGTCAGCCCGCTGGTGGTGTACCTGGCCAGTGAGAACTGCCAGGAAACTTCTGGCCTGTTCGAAGTGGGCGGCGGCTGGATGGGCAAGGTGCGCTGGGAGCGCAGCCTGGGGGCGGGCTTCGACCCGCGTAAAGGCTTTTCGCCCGAAGACGTCGCCGCCCATTGGCAGCAGATCTGCGACTTTGAAAATGCGGTACACCCGAACGACAACCTGGAAGCCTTGAAGGAAATGATGGCGAATCTGCAACGCCACGCCATTTAA